The DNA region TGTGCCTCTCTCGGGGTCTGGGAGCTCCCGCTGTCTCCAGCCACCTCCCATGGATGTTCTGGAATGAGCCATGGCAGTTgctctcagagcagcatttgGGTTTGCCACCTTCCTTTCATCCAGTGGAGCCATCTtccagcaggcactggggagcTGAAGTTTGGGGAGCTGGTGGTGGAAGTGCCCCCTGTCCTGGAACCAGATGGGCTGGAGAAGCTGGTGCTTACCAGAGGTGTGCTGACGTGCTGCAAGACGGAcatcctctgctgccagctggaggGCCTCCCCCACGAGGTAGGAGAGCTCCAACCTGGTGGACAGGGCTCGAGGGAGCCCTTGGAGAGGGCTGGCAGCCGCCTGTGGTGCCTGCAGATCCCTGGGGGATGAAGCCAGGCTGCACCCCtgcacaccagcagctccatgcatcctgctgagcacagccattGGCTGAAGAGCTTTTTCCAAAGACATCCCAGCAGCGATTTCTCTTTCCTGGGGGGCTGGGAAACAAAGAGATGCCAAAAGCCCCTACACAAGCAAAGCAGTGTTCATGCTTGTTCCCATGGCATGAActtggggctgtccctgcagagcacagcctcatctctgcccagctcagcctctcccaAGTCCTCACGGACTGAGGACTCCCACgcagggagcagaggtgcttacagagcagagctgctctgtaaGAGCAGGAGAACCAGGCAGCATTCTCCTTGCCTGTCTCATGGCAGGGTTTTCTCCCTGGAAATTCTGTGCCTGCcctctccctgagctgctgtgcccctgcaggcctgcctgctgctggacGTGGTCtttcctgctgtgtgtgccctgaCCAGGGAGCAGAAGGACTGCCACTACTACTGCTTCCAAGGTAGGAGATGGTGACCCTGCCatgtggggagggctgggaagaTGCTTCCCagacaaaatgcttttctggGTCTTGGTAGCTGGTTTGGAAACTGCTATTAATTTCTGTTCCTGCCCAATGGACAGTTGCCCTCTTGGGGTCTTGTGTACATAACAGGGGAActgctgcccctgcacacaGGGTCCTTAAggccacagcctgtgctggccctggtgcAGGTGAGTCTGGgggagggctgcagcagagctctctgtTTTGGCAGCCTGTGCGCTGTGGCTGCAGCGCCTGCGGGAgggcctggctgctctctggcGCCTGACGGGGACCCGCGTCCTGGCCCAGGACACTGAGCTCCTCCAGGAGCTcacccagctgctgtggaaCAACGCAGAGACCCCGGTAAGGACACAGTGCCAAAGGGCACCAAATGTGGCAGCCAGGAACAGCTCTTCCTTCAcctggctcagctgctgttcccagcccatAACACATCCCTGCTGTTCAGTTCCATCAGCCAAATAGAATCCcttgcctgcagctgccagggcaggggcagtcACACTGCTGAGGTCAGGGCATTTGTCACACACAGGCTCTAAAGAGCCATGTCCCAGTGCTTCACCTGCCACAGGACAGCAAGACACAAGAGGGAGCCCACCCTAAGCCCCCTGTTTGTTGTCCTTCTCCCACAGGTGGAAGGTGTGTCTGAGTTCATCCACAGCTCCTTCCAATTGCTCCTGGAGATCTACCACCTGGAATGCCAGCACTTCCAGGACCAGGAGAGACCCCTCTACCAACAGATGCTGCAGAGGGTGATCTCAATGCCCTGGCAGATCAAAGCAAGATatgtgcccctgtgtgccatCGTCCCCTACATGGGCAGCCAGCAGGTACGGAAGGCAGGGGTATGGAGAGTCTTGGTGCcaggtggctctgctgctgaggtggCACAGCCTCTGTCCACTGCCTGTCGCCTTCtacccagctcagctgtgtgggCAGGGAGCCTTCCTACCCAGAGGGGCTATTTTAGCATCCCTGGGGTAGTGAGCTACAGCAGTGCATCCCTGGGGAGTGCCAGTGGGAAGGGAAGCTTTGCCTGTCAGTGCCCACCAAAAGCAGCTTTGAGGTACCGGAGATGCTCAGTGCCAGGGGTGACTGCAGTGTGGCCTGTACCCATCTGTCTTTCCCCCATGTGCAGCTTTCAGCCTGACAGGGAGATGAGGTCCCCTGCTTTTCTCCCAGGTGCTGGATGCCTACCCGGACCTGCCACAGCATCTCCTGAGCTGCCTCTCCACCAACCACCTGTGTCCCGCTGCGGCCGAGGCCTACAAGGTGCTGGTGCGGCAGCAGTGCAGCGAGTGGCGGGGTGGGCAGCGGGACACAgaggaggccctggcagagcagtgggCGCTGCGCTggctccccctgctctcccagggcctctgctctcccctgcccaTCCTGCAGAGCAACAGTGCCAACCACCTCCTCACCTGGACCCTGCGGCAGCTCCCGGCCACCCAGGCCCTGCTGACCGCCCAGTTTGGCGGCCAGGACACGATGTCACTGCGGGCCTGGGTGTCGGTGCTGAAGGCACAGAAGAGTGTGGCAGGGGCCCTGCCGCTGGGGGAGGAGGCTCTGGAGCGGCTCTGCCGCTGCCTGGGCACCCGCGAGGAGGGTGTTCGGCTGGCGGCGCTgggcctgctctgctgcagccccaacACCAACCAGCCCCTCTCGGGCACCGAGGTGCGGCTGCTGCGGGAGTTCCTGCCCCTCAACCTCAACTGCGACTCCTCCTCGTTccggcagctgctgcaggcagcgGTGAGGAAGGCGCTGGTGCGGCTGCGGGACAGCTCGCTGGCCCAGCTGCGGGGGAAGGCGCCGCGGCGCTCCGGGCcggcagagggagcagagcagctcgCCCAGGCAGTAGGTGAGGCGGGCACTGAGCAcctgcaccacagccctgggagatTCACGTGTGCCCGGCATCCCTTGCTGCCATGCTCTCTGCCCACAGGCTTTGTGgaatggctgctgcagctcagcatcGCCTCCCTCAGCCCAGGCTCCAACTACCAGAGGAAGAAGAcggctctgctcctcctggctgctATTTTGGAGACCTGCACAGACACCTGGAGCCCTGACAGGAAGAAAGGCCAGCCCCCACGTGAGTACAGGCAAGCTCCCTGGAGTAtcacctgcagctgtggggatACTCCCAGCCAGTCCCACCCCAccgccccgtgtccccatcacAGGGACCATGGCCACGCTGCTGAGCTACGCCAGGCAGAGAGGCTGCTGGGACTTCTTCTCCCAGCCCAATTTGttggcactgctgagctgcctgcaggacagcacTAACGAGGTGAGCCTCATAAAGCCAAAGGGAGGTGATACAGATGCCTGCCTTGGCCTCCAGCAGGCTCAGGGGAGAAGCCCACCATGGTTCCCATTCTCCCATGTCCCAGTTTTCCCCATGTCTTCTCTGTCCTGGCAGATCAGAGACTTGGCCTCGGAGCTGCTTGTCCGCTACTTGCCTGCCACATTCCCTGAGCCCATTGCCCTGGCTCTGTTCCAGCTGGCCCAGGACACCCTGGGCAGCCCCCGAGTGCAGGAGGCtgaagctggagctgtgctgatgAAGACCATCCTGCAGAAGTATGAGCTCCTGGCAtgcccctctctctccctgtggTGGCACAGGAACCTCCAAGAGTGTGTTGGCAGCACTGGTGCTTCACCAGTCTGTGGTCACAGAGGGGGTTTGCAATAGCCTTGCAgtgggcagctggggagggctgagGTGCAGGAGTCTGCATCAGGAGAGGAAGGGGCTGAACAAGATGGAGAGGAaatgaggaaggagaagagcaaGATGGGCAAGAAATTCCCTGGTACTCACAGCAGGATCTGCCTGTTGCCCCAGGTCAGACAGTGGCACCATGAAGAGCCTGTCCCTGGAGGCTGAGGCAGCCCTGACACTGCCCAGCCAAGGGCTGTGCTTtgcccagcacctgctgcacgTGCTGCAGGCCCAGTACAAGGTGGCACACCAGGACCTGCTGCGGGCAGCAGCTACCGCGCCGATGCACGGTACggccccagctgggcagggcagggcagggcagggagcagctcctgcagcagctgcctgggacctggagcagcccagaaTCATGGCAGGACTCCGGCCACAGCTTGTTGCTGGTGCCACATCCTTGCCTTGGTTTCCCTGTTCTGGCACTGCCCCTGCTTTGCACACCCCTCACCCAGGGCCCTGTTGACTCCCCTGCCCCTGAGCCACGTCAGCCACGGGctcaggcagcagaggcagggctgtgctgacagcacatgagcagagctgggtgttcTGCAGGAGCCATCGCAGCCCTGCGCAGGTGtctgctccaggtgccagaggtGGCCGTCTCCATGCAGGCAGCAGAGTtggtgcagagctggcaggagctcctCACCTGCCTCGTGACCACAGTGAGAGACAtcacctccctcctcctgggggctctgcagagccagcaagGCCCTGGTGCTGATGAGCAAGGTAAGTGTGTCCCCATGGCGGCAGAACCAGCCCTGGAATCCATCCCTGGGAGCCACTGACTACTCCATCACAGTCATCCCTGGCCCAGCAGCCCTCCAGCCCCGGGGGAATGCACTTTGGGGTCAGTTCCTCTAGCAGGGGACCATTGTGGGGCTGGGCCTGGCTTTGGATCCCTTTCTCAATTCCATGGGAGAACAGGAGCACTGGAGTCAAAAGACTTCCAGGAGCAGTGAGGCACCTGCCAGATGAAAACAGTTGGGCAAGAAGGGGCTGGCAGAGACCTTACAGGCCTTGGAAAGAGCAGTGggaaaaatgcagctgcattCCTGAGTGGGGCATGTGGCAGGGTAGGAGCCATTGCCAGTTGTGTGCATTCTGACAGGGGACTACAGGTcttcccaaaccccagcagcaTCCACCTCCCACTGCCCTACACCCTGCTCAGAcctggcttttccttttgcagctgctgccccatcATTTGCAGAGATGGGCAATGCCATTGGCTCCCTCATCATGCTGGGGAAGGGCCAGGGacaagaggaagaggagggtgacTCAGTCCTGCTGTCAGAGGAGCACAGCCTGATCCTGACGTGCTGCTGGGTGTCAGTGAAGGTGGGGAATCCTCCCTATGGAACTGGGACAGGGGCAGCCCAGCATGGCACCCGTCATCCAGCCTACCCCAGCTTCACCTCCCCCTGGGCCATTCGCTGGAGATGAACATGGGAGAATTTCTATCCTTACTTCAGTGCTCTCACAGATGTCCTCACACCCTTCCAGGAAGGCTGCAGCTAGCAGGCTCCCAAAAGCAGCCCCCTCTCTGCCCTAATGGAGCCCAGCTTCTTCCCAGACACTGACAGTcccctgctgtggcacagccaggctaCCTGGcttgcagccctgctgccacccatcccagcttctcctcctccctgccagtcCTGCTGaccttcctcttcttcccaggagattgggctgctcctggggggcctggctgagctgctgctatccccagcactgcctgctgaaGTGGGGCCCCTCCTGCCACTCCCCACCCTGCAGATGGCCACCAGGGTGTTCCAGGAAATCCTGCTGCGGTGCCGGCACTGGGTAAGGGCAGATCTGGCCCCTtggccatccctgcagccctgtccctgccctgccatgctgagggggagggagggtgaGTGCAGTGGGGTAGGgtctgctgtggggcaggacgTGGGGATGGCTAGAAGTCCCCTGGCTGGGATCCCAGTGCCAGACCCTGTCACGTTCCCACACCATAATGTCTTGTCACTTGCTCTTCCCCTTCACAAAGAGTTTTCTGGGGGCATGGGAGGTCTGGTGGGTGCAGCCTTTGGGGTGCTCATCCTGAcactgctctgccccagggagcAGTGGAGGGCTGCAGCATGGGCTTCACCAagttctgtgctgcactgctgaaGCACCCAGATCCGGAGCTGCAGGCCATCCCAcgggctgtgctggagcaggtaCAGTACTCATGGTGCCTCTTGtttccccagggagctccagagGCATTTCTGCACTCCCTGGGGCAAGCACCCTCCTGGCAGCTGAGATGCtggtgccctcctggcagggcagctgcaggtgtcAGGTGACAGGTTTCCAGCCTTATCTCAGGtggattttgtttctctctcagGGCTTGGAAGCACTGGGTGGGCCCCGGAGCAGCTCGATCACGCGCCGTGCTGCCGGCTTCCCCATGCTCTTCCTGTGCATCGTCAGCGGGGAGGCCCCGGCGCAGGCACGGCCCCTCCTGACCCGCTGCATCCAGAccctgctgagcctggctgcCACGGCACTGCCCCAGGACTGGGACCAGACCCTCGACCTCCCGCAGGTCAGTGTGGTGTTCCTGGCTGATGGAGCCCTTTTGGGGACAGGGTGATCTGTGCTGGGTCCCCTAAGCTGTGCCAGGTACCCAGTGTGGGACCGTGAGAACTCGAGTGAGCAAAACCCCCAGCCCTGGTCGTgctgtccagcctggcagcctgggAGCTGATGGCCTTTTGGCTCCCCTGTCTTTTCCCACCCTCTTCCCTTGGCATGGTAGCATGAGCCCTGTCCCCACATGGTGCCCCTGTGCTctccccaggtgtgtgccctCCACGTGCTGCAGACGCTGGTCCGcggggcggggctgggcggggcAGTGCTGTGCCACGCCACTCCCATGATGGCCCTGGCACTGCGGGGCCTGGGCTCGCCCTGCTGGGCCATGAGGAACGCGGCCATCCAGCTCTTCAGTGAGTACTGACAGAGAGAGAGACATCCCACCGCCCCCAGGGCTCAGAGCCTGTGTGGGGTGAAGTGCAGGGGGTTggcagggttggatgggacctGACACTGCcttctctgtccctgcaggtgcccTCACATCCCGGCTGCTGGGACAGCCATGGAGCCACAGGGACGGCTGCCCATcagaggggctgagcctgcACGCCTTCCTCGGGCAGCACCCAAAGCTGGGCACTGTGCTGCTCGGAGAGCTCAAAGTGGCCACAGCACCAACATCAGGGGGGCCCCGCCTGCACCCTGCACTCCATGCCATCCTCACCCTcttggcccagctgcagcctggcgCTGACATTGCTGGCAGGTATGGGGGCAGTGGGGATGCTGTGTCTCAGCCAAGAGCTCATGCAGTCGGAAGGGCTCCCATGGCCCTGGCTCTTGTGAGACTTTACTCCAGCCAGAGCATCACCACATGGTGCCCTTTTTGCTCCAcagtccctctgctcccttcctggagccactgctggggctggcagagagcCCCATCTACGCCGTACGAGCGATGGCTGCCAAGGCTCTGGTGCCCGTTGTGGCCCCTCCCCAGCGCTGcaggctcctcctgcagctggcccggcagctccctgcagcacccgGGCAGATCCGCTCGCACAACGCCGTCCATGGGCACCTGCTGCAgatgcaggcactgctgggctgtgccaggggcaccGGGGGGTGAGTGTTCCATGCTGCCTCCCCAGCTGGGCTCACCCTGTGCCAAACGCAGCCTTTTGGCCACAGAAGTGCCCATCTTGGCGCTTGCCCCGTGGTGAGGCTGTGTCTCCACGCAGGCTGTCGGCCGAGGCGCTGCACCCcgtggctctgcagctggaggcacGGGGCTGGCTGCTCACCCCTGCCCAGCGCTGCCCCCTCGTCCGCGCTGCCTTCCTCCAGGTCCTCGCCCTCCTGCCCGCATCCTTCAGCCCTGGCTTCGCCCAGTACATCCATGACACCATCAGCACCGAGCTGGGCAGCCTCCTGCAGGGGGGAAGATCAGGCTGTGCCGAGCCACAGGTACTGTTTCGTGCCAGGAAGGTCACGGCCGTGCCTGACTGGCAgtgagcctgggcagggacGGGGGGAGCCATcgctccaggctgagcactggAAGGGGAATCCTGGTTTTCCCTGCAGGTGGGCTCAGCCATCCTCCACCAAACCATGGCCCACTTTGTGTGCAGCGAGGCAGCCCGGCTGGCAGACAGTGAGCGCATTGCTGCTGTCTGCTCACTCCTACAGCAGCCAAACCCCGACATCCAGCTTGCCATCCTGAGCTGGGTGattgctggggagggaggatCGTGCAAAGAGGTGGAGAACGCTCTTGGGCTGACATTGCTGGTATGATGGGGTTTAAAAGGCACCAAGTAAAGCTGGGGGGCCCCAGTGCACTACACAGATCCCATTGCTGAGAAGCTTGGTGCTCCCCAGGCTGAGGGTGCATGGGTGCAGGGCACTTGCCTGGTCCTGCAGTGCTAGGACCACTAACCATGTACCTTCTTTCCCATTGTCAACTAGGAGAGCTTGCAGTCGGTGCTGCAACAGAGAAGGGACAAAGAGTTCCTGAGATTGTACCTTGAGGCTTTGCTGCATCTTTACAGAGATCCCTCATCATGGTCCCAGGAAGCTTCCAGTAAGCTCCAGGGCTCCTCAAGATCAtgcctggagatgctgctgcacaTGGTGGAGGCTGAGTGTCCTGGGCCTGATCTCCTGTTCCAGGCActgtgtgctgccagcctgctgcTTGCCCACCAGTAggtccttgctgctgctggggggctgcccaactCTTCCAGCAGATTCTTCCTTAGTCCTTACTAGAAACAGCCCTGACTTCCCTCCCATAAATCACAGCATTGCACCTGGCTCCTGCAGTCTCAGGCCAGCCGGTGACCTTTGGTCCCCTAATGGAGCAGCAAGGTGTGCTTGAATTCGCTCTCCTTCCCTGGCCTTGGCAGGTGTGGGGACGAGGACGTTGTGCTGGTGGAGCGCTGGTGTGCGGCGCTGGAGGAATGCAGCCGCTCCGCCTGCTCCGAGCTGCTGCGGCTGGCGGCCGCCcgctccctgcagctggcagggcccAGGATGGTGCAACCATCCCTGCGTggttcctgctccctgcagctggcagggcccAGGATGGTGCAACCATCCCTGCGTggttcctgctccctgcagctggcagggcacaggatgGTGCAACCATCCCTGCGTggttcctgctccctgcagctggcagggcacaggatgGTGCAACCATCCCTGCGTggttcctgctccctgcagctggcagggcccAGCGTGCTGCAGCCATCCCTGCATGCTGCCCGTCCTTCACTCATCCCCGTGGCTCTGAGGTAGGTCACTCAGCCCATCTCTGGGGGTGGCTGTGCTtgcagcactgctccctgcagccccagccccagcctgctgcaggtTAATGGACTCTGCTAAAGGTGCCCCCTGCAGAAACTCAAGGGTGTTGAAGAAAACCCCGCTCATTGAAAAATCAGTGGCACTCAAGAGCTCAGAgcctacaaaaaaaaatgtgtgggtGGCATTTTAATACAAGCAGCCAGTCCATTATGAGCAGCAGATGGCATGGCTGAGTCCCTCAATCCCCAGCACAACCCCTACCATCCAAAGCTTTTGGGTGGTGGCTGTGTCTTTCACAGTCCAGGCAAAAAGTCCCTCAGAAAAGCATTCGCCTGAGGTCTCATCCTCCCCTCCAAGCAGGCTGGGATGCTTTGGGGCATGCAGTatgcttcccttcccttctcttccctttcctcaggCTGATAAACATGGCCATTCACCTTCTGCAAGATGAGGAGCGGGAGGTCCGGCACGAGGCCTCAGGTTTCGCCAGCCTCCTGcggcagagcccagaggagctgctccaagaTGGCTGCATCTTTGTGCAGGACAATGTGGGGCTCCAGAGCCTCCTAGAGCTCCTTCTGGGAGAGTTCGGGGAGCACCCTGAGACCTTCAACTCACTACTTCAACACATCCCCATCTTAGATCTCAGGAGTGttgtggaggagctggaggccaACAAGTGAGTTGCTGGAGCTGTGGACTGGCATGAGGGAGTGTGGGGTACCATGGGGCCAGCCCTTGGCTTCACTCACACCTCTGCTttccccccagagctgccagcctgtACAAGGAGGATGAACCCAACGTTTTTGCAGAGCcagctgtcctggcacagcagctgctccctgtcctggtgcagctcctggagaaggctccCACTGGCAGCCCAGTCCATGCCTCAGCTCTGCGGTGGCTGGAAGCCACAGGCCCCGGTGTGCTGAGGGACCTGCAATACTGCAAACACTGCTGGAGCCAAGGTATGGTGAGCGTGGAGTGCCTGGGACAGGCAGTGTCCTTGTTCccaggccagctctgcccagggggacCCTGCCACACTCAcggctccttccctgctctcgCACaggtcctgctgcctgctgggggaTGAAGGCGCTGGGCTGTGCCAAActccacacagccctggccGTGCTGCTGGTGAGGGCCCAGCTGGTGgcacaggtgctgcaggtgctgggggaAGGTGCCACCACCATGCCAGGCCTGGGCTGTGGCTCCCAGGAgttggagcaggagctggagctggtaCAGGGGCTGCTGGTGCAGCATGGGCTGGCTCCTGTGCCAAAGCAGGACAATgcaccaggagagctgggaccACTGTCAGGGACTGACAGCTCCAGGAATGCAGCAGTGTGACACGAAATCCTGCAGCCATCTCCCTCCATTTCAATGCTTTCTCTGACCAGCAGCCAGGCCTGCAGGTTTGGTGGTGTAACTCAGGGGAACCCCACTCACAGTGTGGGACACACTCACTTTTGTTCCCAGTTTCTGACTCTGCAACTCAGGACTCCAGTACAGCATTGCCTTGGCCCATGTCCATGGCTTCCTTGCCCTCAACtctggctggcaggaggggacCTGTGCTCCAGAACTCTCACACCCCCTTATGCTCAACTCCCACCACCTGTTTTTTTAACCAGCACTTTGGTCCTTGGCCGACTTGGGCTTTTATCCCAAATAAAGAGGCCAAGAACATTCCCAGTGTTGAAGCCTTTTAATTCCCCTGCCCAGGAGCGTGGTGTGagagcaggctgcaggagccagaaATGTCCTGAGGCAGCAAACAGACAacaggcagtgcctgcagtaGAGCAAGATCCAGCCCTGGCATGGCACGTGCTCCCACCACAGGCTGTGGCAGCACCACCcaaagctggagcagggacccTACCAGCAAGGTCATGTTGTGCTGGGCGAGGAGTGGGGAAGGAcaccacccagcccagcctcactCCTTCCAGTgggggctgctgagccccaTGGCTGGAACTGGGCACCGGCACCATCGCCTGCGTGCAGGCTTTGGGTGTCTGTTTAATTCCTCTCTGcaaagcccagcagggctgaacTGCCCTGCATGGCTCACCTGATACTGCAGCGAGTGAGCTCAGACAAGGGGAAGGATGCTGCCTCCATCCTCACGTTGCTTGCCAGTTGCAGCTTGTAAGTATAATGTCATGGCTGAGCATGACATCGTCACACCATGTCACTGCCACATCGTCTTCTCACCCAGACTTAACTTCATCATGCTGTTCTTCTACCATTTATCACCACACTTCAGCAATTCCCTTATTTTTAGTCTTTATAAGAAGGGTTTTTCCATtcttcagcaaaatatttaatggaaaatggaGCTGGCACCAAGGGTGAACAGCAAACCTGCAGGAGGGTGAAATTATGAAAGAgagcacatttttatttaattcctcACCTCCCCAGCAAGGAGTGGTGCCATGGGGAGGCTCAGCTCACCTTCCCAGGGTGATCCTACACAAAGATGAGAGCTGGTGGGGAGCAGACACAGCCCTCCTGCAGGCCCTCCTGCACCCATGAGCCCTGGCACCCCACCACAGAAGCAGCCACCCAAAATGTCCTGGAAGGGAAAATCAGTGAGAACTAGGGTGTGCCattaataaatacaattttttaaaatcatatatagttttatatatgggtttatattacatatataataATGGCAGTCAGGCTAGATGATCATTGTCCATTCCAACAGAgatattctattctatttaaatgtttattgGACATATTACTGATCCATTTAATAACATGATGGTATACTATAATATTGTGGCATACTTTAACATAGCTTTGTATACAAATATTATAATTAGAATATAAAAGGATAATGCCTTAGAGACAGGGAGAGATGTTCCAGGAGAGATCCCACGGTGGGGATGGCACAGATTAGCACCTACCTGGCTCCTTGCAGGCCGTGTCCGGTGCAGTGGGGACGGCGGTGGGGCAGATTCCCGCGGCATTCCACACAGACCTGTTTGTCCCGCTGCAGCCGGCGGCTCCAGGCGCGCCCGCGGCACGGGGGCCCCACCTGGGTCAGGCGGAAATAGCcgcaggagctggggaggggggagctggggagggggaacgtgggaggagaaaagaggggaaatggTGGTCGGAAGGTAGGGCAGAGGTTGGGGTGGGTTGTTGATGGATTGGGGTATAAAGGGgatgtgggtttggggggtggcAGAGGGGGCTCGGTtggggaggtgggaagggaaggctcTTGGGGGTGCAGAGGGATCCTGGtttggagggcaggaaggatgGTGGTTCTATAGTGCATGCAGAGGGCCATGGTTTTGTATGGGGGTGCAACGGGGCCgtggtttggggcagggagaaAAGCAATGGCTGGGGGAAGCAAAAAGGCCCTGGGTCTGGGGGTGCGAAGAGGCCATGGCTGCAGGGGGTGCAGGAGGGGCCCCAGCTTTGGGGACGGGGGTTACAGAGGGGCCCTGACCCCACACATACCCAGAGGGCTCCTCCAGCAGTGGCAGCCCAGCTCTTCGCCAGGGATCTCTGAAGTCCTGGCTGAAGGAGTTGGGGAGAATCTTGGCTACCTCTGGCAGAAGAGCAGCTGTGAGGGACACGGGGATGATTAAAGGCACCTCGGGGCGGCAGCACacggggacagcagcaggagggcagcaggcagccccGTTACCTTGGGCCGTCCCGCAGGTCGggtgctgccccaggcagccGCGGCGCTGCTTGAGGTCCGGACAGGGATCGCCGCCGTGCCGGGGCGGCACCGTGACCTGGCGGCTGCGGgccctgctgccaaccccgCACGGGGAGCTGCACCCGCTCCACGGCCCCCAGggccccacagcacagcccaccGCTGCCAGGGACCGAGGAGAGGCAAAAGAAAGAGTTTCAGTGTCATGAACAACggaaagagcagagcaggggagatgcagcacaggggatggggagaggggaggaagggcaAGGGCCAGAGtgaccccagcagcccctctcccctGACCCCTGCCAGTGCATGGCCTTTGTGAGCTGCTTCCACAGGACTTTATCGCTGTGTGCATCGCGCTGAGCTGGGACTCTGCTAATCTCCGCGGAGATTAGGAAGGGCTGACTGCTGGAATTGTCAGGGGGCCGTGGCCAGCGTCTGCCTACCCAGATTTGggtccccagggcaggctggtTCTGCACTCCCTAAGGCCATGAGCCCTGTTTGGCACCCTCAGTGCAGCTCCCGgttcccctgtccctgtgcaagGCACTGCCTGTGACAGTAGCAGAGGTGACACCGGGGCTTGTCCTGCGGGGTCCCACACTGACCACTCAGGCTTGCAGTGACAGCGCTACCATcgg from Camarhynchus parvulus chromosome 15, STF_HiC, whole genome shotgun sequence includes:
- the LOC115909426 gene encoding thyroid adenoma-associated protein homolog isoform X2; this translates as MGAEREARACAAFYGSRGLAPTVLSCLRCLRHFAGSTAKRCKEKHLEEALQLTRALSEGLQALGEAEARPLLRCVLAFQMEATSSCSSFQKLEQMVTQLAVGKEALLAQEVDTLLSGLALQGEVLSPEDLQSVSMFLEESSLGRQHWRQNLPLLLQRLASTLRWVLQGQPTPGSTWGYLVIKACLQVFQVLPNDVAPLVWSTSGKSETLQSLLGLLLEVAWGKALNKDTRLLAGTALSMLVNTAPQAQHGASAVLTLFQLPSRGTGELKFGELVVEVPPVLEPDGLEKLVLTRGVLTCCKTDILCCQLEGLPHEACLLLDVVFPAVCALTREQKDCHYYCFQACALWLQRLREGLAALWRLTGTRVLAQDTELLQELTQLLWNNAETPVEGVSEFIHSSFQLLLEIYHLECQHFQDQERPLYQQMLQRVISMPWQIKARYVPLCAIVPYMGSQQVLDAYPDLPQHLLSCLSTNHLCPAAAEAYKVLVRQQCSEWRGGQRDTEEALAEQWALRWLPLLSQGLCSPLPILQSNSANHLLTWTLRQLPATQALLTAQFGGQDTMSLRAWVSVLKAQKSVAGALPLGEEALERLCRCLGTREEGVRLAALGLLCCSPNTNQPLSGTEVRLLREFLPLNLNCDSSSFRQLLQAAVRKALVRLRDSSLAQLRGKAPRRSGPAEGAEQLAQAVGFVEWLLQLSIASLSPGSNYQRKKTALLLLAAILETCTDTWSPDRKKGQPPRTMATLLSYARQRGCWDFFSQPNLLALLSCLQDSTNEIRDLASELLVRYLPATFPEPIALALFQLAQDTLGSPRVQEAEAGAVLMKTILQKSDSGTMKSLSLEAEAALTLPSQGLCFAQHLLHVLQAQYKVAHQDLLRAAATAPMHGAIAALRRCLLQVPEVAVSMQAAELVQSWQELLTCLVTTVRDITSLLLGALQSQQGPGADEQAAAPSFAEMGNAIGSLIMLGKGQGQEEEEGDSVLLSEEHSLILTCCWVSVKEIGLLLGGLAELLLSPALPAEVGPLLPLPTLQMATRVFQEILLRCRHWGAVEGCSMGFTKFCAALLKHPDPELQAIPRAVLEQGLEALGGPRSSSITRRAAGFPMLFLCIVSGEAPAQARPLLTRCIQTLLSLAATALPQDWDQTLDLPQVCALHVLQTLVRGAGLGGAVLCHATPMMALALRGLGSPCWAMRNAAIQLFSALTSRLLGQPWSHRDGCPSEGLSLHAFLGQHPKLGTVLLGELKVATAPTSGGPRLHPALHAILTLLAQLQPGADIAGSPSAPFLEPLLGLAESPIYAVRAMAAKALVPVVAPPQRCRLLLQLARQLPAAPGQIRSHNAVHGHLLQMQALLGCARGTGGLSAEALHPVALQLEARGWLLTPAQRCPLVRAAFLQVLALLPASFSPGFAQYIHDTISTELGSLLQGGRSGCAEPQVGSAILHQTMAHFVCSEAARLADSERIAAVCSLLQQPNPDIQLAILSWVIAGEGGSCKEVENALGLTLLESLQSVLQQRRDKEFLRLYLEALLHLYRDPSSWSQEASSKLQGSSRSCLEMLLHMVEAECPGPDLLFQALCAASLLLAHQCGDEDVVLVERWCAALEECSRSACSELLRLAAARSLQLAGPRMVQPSLRGSCSLQLAGPRMVQPSLRGSCSLQLAGHRMVQPSLRGSCSLQLAGHRMVQPSLRGSCSLQLAGPSVLQPSLHAARPSLIPVALRLINMAIHLLQDEEREVRHEASGFASLLRQSPEELLQDGCIFVQDNVGLQSLLELLLGEFGEHPETFNSLLQHIPILDLRSVVEELEANKAASLYKEDEPNVFAEPAVLAQQLLPVLVQLLEKAPTGSPVHASALRWLEATGPGVLRDLQYCKHCWSQGPAACWGMKALGCAKLHTALAVLLVRAQLVAQVLQVLGEGATTMPGLGCGSQELEQELELVQGLLVQHGLAPVPKQDNAPGELGPLSGTDSSRNAAV